In a single window of the Hippoglossus hippoglossus isolate fHipHip1 chromosome 7, fHipHip1.pri, whole genome shotgun sequence genome:
- the sall4 gene encoding sal-like protein 4, whose translation MSRRKQAKPQHINSDEPGSLGNGIPRDGQAEEAGNEMKRFRMDETNVCNKCCAEFFDEAEFLEHEKNCTKSQPVVIMKDREGHEGPEEYSHGSPEGLTSDHDDSQSSSHSLSNVNADHLERAEEESSMNADDLGPQDHGDMSGSPGMTFNPSPQMHDSNVTLETMPDTKVAVSQHSSSSSSLTSSQETVQTIPMILEQLVCLQQQQLHQIQLTEQIRIQVAMMTPHGLQSSVGAVMDPLKALGAHLSQQLSAAAALIGKRTGSQSLSMETMKQGKLPLPTGVSVSLPGGLASVTSKSDIFKGIPDLASRLPALLPQSSTGMGFQSTFNGIQAGVDSSKKVKPKIPIPPPEPKNGDSLYRHKCKYCGKTFGNDSALQIHLRSHTGERPFKCNICGNRFTTKGNLKVHFQRHRDKYPNITMNPHPVPEHLDNITTTSGIPFGMSIPMDESNMTEIKPILSHPAAGFQPSPIPVFKSTFDSFVGDPFSQRPSPSTSDCSQSVSAHVFGQETAPCPNQKDAKELLGPLHNMNGNSHPGEHSSGTAKLQQMVDGLEKRTSDPNECVICHRVLSCQSSLKMHYRTHTGERPYKCKICGRAFSTKGNLKAHYGVHRANTPLKMQHSCPICQKKFTNAVVLQQHIRMHMGGQIPNTPMPENQFEAEETMEQNLPEEKPMGDTGFEASMEDPEPELKSEKPNDPLESLPPATEEQPQKLAPPVVFSSLDILKNLTSALALKRQSSTASESEGTFKESPSAPREPEYQNGRSPAISDSAASFHSSSPLNNHMSHSKSPESPVDDFSYSGPKAESDGGTQEGTESSGALDLTASSNFTPKAIKEEPGMPFTNGDYVPSNMSFMRMPSSLASLEMKIPSENPLGPHGLFSSHMPQGTAMASSISSAARRSTKQHVCNACGKNFSSASALQIHERTHTGEKPFACNVCGRAFTTKGNLKVHIGTHMWNNSSRRGQRLSLDNPLTLMAMSAEAQMMPEMMQAPQEMGAPPMSFDPSLWNQYAAAFTGGLTMKTNEISVIQSGGIPLPGSPAGGLLIGSTGGLMKMDGSHSGLPASVAEMEKNSSDNVPKSQFPHFMEEGKIAVN comes from the exons ATGTCGAGGCGCAAGCAAGCCAAGCCGCAGCACATCAACTCCGACGAGCCCGGGTCGCTGGGAAATG GGATTCCTCGGGATGGTCAAGCTGAGGAGGCTGGAAACGAGATGAAGAGGTTCAGAATGGATGAGACCAACGTCTGCAACAAGTGCTGTGCCGAGTTCTTTGATGAAGCAGAGTTTCTTGAGCACGAGAAGAACTGCACTAAAAGTCAGCCTGTGGTCATCATGAAGGACCGAGAGGGCCACGAAGGGCCTGAGGAATATTCACACGGCTCTCCCGAGGGTCTGACCAGTGACCACGACGATAGCCAGTCCAGTAGTCATTCCTTATCAAACGTTAATGCCGACCATCTggagagagcggaggaggagtCGAGCATGAATGCAGATGACTTGGGACCGCAGGATCATGGAGACATGTCTGGTAGCCCCGGGATGACTTTCAACCCCTCACCCCAAATGCACGATTCAAACGTCACCCTGGAAACCATGCCAGACACTAAAGTTGCCGTCTCACAACATTCTTCGAGTAGCTCGTCGCTGACCTCGTCGCAGGAGACCGTACAGACCATCCCGATGATACTGGAGCAGTTGGTGTGCCTCCAGCAACAGCAGCTCCATCAGATCCAGCTCACAGAACAGATTCGAATCCAAGTGGCCATGATGACGCCGCATGGTCTGCAGTCATCTGTCGGGGCGGTCATGGACCCCCTGAAAGCCCTCGGTGCACATCTCTCTCAGCAGCTGTCTGCTGCAGCCGCCCTGATAGGAAAAAGGACCGGCAGTCAGAGCCTCTCTATGGAGACGATGAAGCAAGGTAAACTACCTCTGCCCACGGGCGTCTCTGTCTCGCTGCCTGGGGGACTGGCTTCAGTGACTTCCAAATCAGACATTTTTAAGGGCATTCCAGATCTGGCCAGCCGTTTACCAGCGCTGCTGCCCCAGTCATCGACTGGCATGGGTTTCCAAAGCACCTTCAATGGTATTCAAGCAGGAGTGGATTCCTCcaaaaaagtgaagccgaagATACCGATCCCCCCGCCAGAACCGAAGAACGGAGACTCGTTATACAGGCACAAGTGTAAGTACTGTGGGAAGACCTTTGGCAACGATAGTGCTCTCCAGATCCACTTGCGTTCTCACACTGGCGAGCGGCCCTTTAAGTGTAACATTTGTGGAAACCGCTTTACAACCAAAGGAAACCTCAAAGTGCATTTCCAGCGACACAGAGACAAGTACCCGAACATTACCATGAACCCTCATCCTGTGCCGGAGCACCTTGACAATATTACCACCACCAGTGGAATTCCATTTGGCATGTCTATACCCATGGATGAGTCAAACATGACTGAAATCAAGCCTATCCTAAGCCATCCTGCTGCCGGGTTCCAGCCGTCACCTATACCAGTGTTCAAGTCGACGTTTGACAGCTTTGTAGGGGACCCGTTTTCACAGAGACCCTCACCATCGACAAGTGATTGCTCTCAGTCTGTTTCCGCTCACGTGTTTGGTCAGGAGACAGCACCGTGTCCTAATCAGAAGGATGCTAAAGAACTGCTGGGACCACTGCATAATATGAATGGCAACTCTCACCCAGGGGAACACAGCTCTGGGACGGCTAAACTTCAGCAAATGGTGGATGGCCTGGAAAAGAGGACCAGTGATCCCAATGAGTGTGTAATCTGCCACAGGGTGCTCAGCTGCCAGAGCTCGCTCAAGATGCACTACCGCACACACACCGGAGAGAGGCCGTACAAGTGCAAAATCTGTGGCCGCGCTTTCTCTACCAAGGGGAACCTCAAGGCTCATTATGGGGTGCACAGGGCCAACACTCCTCTCAAGATGCAGCACTCCTGTCCCATCTGCCAGAAGAAGTTCACAAACGCTGtggttctgcagcagcacatccGCATGCACATGGGTGGGCAGATTCCCAACACCCCAATGCCAGAAAACCAGTTTGAAGCGGAAGAAACAATGGAACAAAATCTACCAGAGGAGAAGCCCATGGGCGACACTGGTTTTGAGGCAAGCATGGAGGATCCTGAGCCGGAGCTGAAGTCCGAGAAGCCAAACGACCCCTTAGAATCCCTCCCACCTGCCACTGAGGAACAACCACAGAAGCTTGCTCCCCCTGTGGTGTTTTCCAGTCTAGATATTCTAAAGAACCTCACCTCTGCTCTTGCACTGAAACGACAGAGTAGCACTGCTTCGGAGAGCGAGGGAACATTCAAAGAATCCCCGTCGGCTCCTAGAGAGCCAGAATATCAGAATGGCCGTAGTCCTGCTATTTCTGACTCGGCCGCGTCTTTTCATTCATCCTCCCCATTAAACAACCATATGAGTCATAGCAAGTCACCCGAGTCTCCTGTCGATGACTTCTCCTATAGTGGACCAAAAGCTGAGTCTGATGGTGGCACTCAAGAGGGCACGGAGTCAAGTGGAGCCCTTGACCTCACAGCATCCAGCAACTTTACCCCCAAAGCCATTAAAGAAGAACCTGGCATGCCATTCACTAACGGAGACTATG TTCCAAGCAACATGTCTTTCATGAGGATGCCATCGAGTCTGGCCAGTTTGGAGATGAAGATCCCCTCGGAGAATCCTTTGGGCCCTCATGGTCTGTTCAGCTCCCACATGCCTCAGGGAACAGCCATggcctcctccatctcctccgcAGCTCGACGATCGACCAAGCAGCACGTGTGCAACGCCTGCGGCAAGAACTTCTCCTCGGCCAGCGCCTTGCAGATCCATGAGCGCACTCACACAGGGGAGAAGCCTTTTGCCTGCAACGTCTGTGGCAGGGCGTTCACCACCAAGGGGAATCTCAAG gtgcACATCGGCACTCACATGTGGAACAACTCCTCACGCCGTGGTCAGCGTCTCTCTCTGGACAATCCCTTGACCCTGATGGCGATGAGTGCAGAGGCTCAGATGATGCCAGAAATGATGCAGGCTCCCCAGGAAATGGGTGCTCCACCCATGAGCTTTGATCCATCTCTGTGGAACCAGTACGCTGCTGCCTTCACTGGTGGCCTGACCATGAAGACCAATGAGATCTCGGTCATTCAGAGCGGTGGCATCCCGCTCCCCGGCAGCCCTGCTGGGGGACTTCTCATTGGATCCACTGGGGGCCTCATGAAGATGGATGGCTCCCACTCGGGCTTGCCTGCCTCGGTGGCCGAGATGGAGAAGAACAGCTCTGACAATGTGCCGAAATCCCAGTTCCCTCATTTTATGGAGGAGGGTAAAATTGCAGTCAATTAG